The Parambassis ranga chromosome 4, fParRan2.1, whole genome shotgun sequence genome includes the window GAGATAACTAGATTGCATCATTtgtaaggagatattcattgtaaacaTGTACATTTTCAACAGAAAAGgacatttttttatcatttctgctttgtgccatcttaatttacaaagagccagaggcatacaaattAATACTTACACAACTGGGCAAATCTCCCATCAATGAAATGCAGCTCcccaacaccagcagcactcaTGCAGCCCCACATAAGGACACTGCCACCATCATGTTTAACTGTAGGCaccatgcatttttttaaatcctcaCCTTTATGACGCCATACAGTTTTAAAACCATTAGTTCCAAAAAGAGTGACCCATGCATGCcattcctctgctctccttttATAGTCACCTGTCTGCGACACCTCTTAAATGAATCATTAGACTCACCTGTGGTTGAATGCCTGTTAATTAGAATTGTGTAGTCTGTGTGACTTTTCTCCTAACACTATAATTGGGGTGTACTCATGTTTGCAACATGGGCTTGAATGAATTTGTTAGGAAaatcacttttttgtgtgtgcaaattAACAAATCTTGTTTGCAATCAATGACCCACATTGTAGTATTTTGTAGTACAGTATCTCATAGAAATTCTGAAAGGAAACTAAAGGTTTTCTGACAAATGTAGTGGGGTCTACTCATTTATGCTAAGCACTGTCAAATACATTAGATTAtaaatacactgaaaaaaagacTGATGGACTAGAACTTCCAAACACAATGAAGAGCTCTGTGTTCAAACTTAAttacaattaaagctgcaagcagcgatgacgggccctcacagcccttgcggtccgcgggaccagcagccgccgcctctccTATTGGCCCAcaacctctctcccagctgtaccggcacgagatgtggtctgcagggcagaagagaacagcaaaacacacatgtacaaaagacaggtcctccggccagtaggtggcgcagtgacggtagcatatcagcatatcaatctgtgcagagtaaGGTTTTCAGCaggactgtaaagtttcatccacataggatgaagtatgtggtaGATAGAaccaaaaatacatgtatttcctgtgcgttggagAAGGGTCgactttgtggcggcgccacggccagaccgtgtgacgaagtgctgcgtttttgataactttggGTCCCTAATGCcctaagagtaaccagaccaagtttcagctggattggagaagtcctctaggaggagttggCAAAAGTACAGGGAGTGAAAAAAGCAAAATGGCgcaggtttttcaaaatggcggacttcctgtgcgttttagtgAATACCTCCAAgacactttttttcttgtctagaggtgatacatatgcgtaccaattttcgtgtctgtaggtcaaacagggaagcatgagagtttctggtcattagcatatcagtctgttcagaatgacaggctcagcgtgcctgatttttttcatttacattggatgaagtatgtgggagatacagccacaaacacatgcattttCCTgtgtcaacttcgtggtggcgccacagccagaatgtatgacgaagtgctgcgtttttgataacttttggtccctaagcccttaagggcgagtgcaccaattttcagccgtgtcaagcaattcccctaggaggagttcgcaaaactgcggggtgtgcaaattggaacaaggcgtggttttttcaaaatggcggacttcatGTACATTGTGGAGTTTTCgcccaagaggctttttttcttgttatgaggcgatacatcagtgtaccgagtctgaagtctgtagcacttgcggtgaatattttcacactttagggggcgctgcagagtcatgcGGCCACGCtcgccaatggcgacagtggcaagttgcgattttcgtcgggggacaattttgtgccaagtttggtgagtttttgagcacgttcagggggtcaaaattgcGATACCGTGGGCGGAACAAGAATGActtataataataaacgcttgcatttcaataggtctcttgcaccattcggtgctcgggccctaaaaaataGCACTGAATGACAAGTATTAAGTTATTGTAAATTATTTAAGCTATGAAGGACTATGTGAAAGCCGGACTGAACAAGTAGGTTTTTAGCGTCTGTTTAATAATAATAGGTACATCCTTGGTGCTTGTGAAGTGAGTCCACTGTGTACACCGGTAGGCAGAAAATTCAAGAGCAGAACTTCAAAGAGCTCCAAGAAATGAAGGACCCCCAAACCTATGATGCACTGGACCATGTTCAATGTCTGTAACCAGCTGGAATCACCGACAGGGGCACAGACAAGGTACACCAGATGTTTCAGTACAGGATTAATGTTCTTGTTGTTAAGTGAGTTTATTAAGGTGTAATGTGATGCATTAATATGTAATATTTATCAAAATGCTTAAATAATCTATTCTCTTATACACAATGCTTACTTTATACTGCctggtgtgtatgtgcatgatCAAGAGGTTCctaataaatggaaaaaataaatataaatataataaatataaatcgaAAAACAATATTATGTAAAGATAAAATGCACTCACAGCAGCTTctgtctttaaaataaaaaacaatgtctTTAATTATATATACTAGTTATATACTAtttgaaacacatttaaaaagtggAACAGCTAACCTTTGCAGGATTGTTTTTTGGGGGGCAGACATGGCCTGACATGCAGTACACCGGGAAACCTGATGATAACGTTATTTAAAAATGGCAACTTAATTATAAACATGTTTGACAAAATAGCACCCAAATGCAGAGCAATAAAACTCAATCAAAAAAGCAAAAGACCAAACACTGTCTTATTTTTGCAAGTGTTTTTAATCAGTTTATTCTGACACAGTTTGTCAGCATAAACTGTTTCAACCACAGAAGATATTTCAGGTATCCCGACCACAAACCTTTTTAAAAGGAAACCCACTGACTTCAAGAAGAgggaacaggaagtgctaaaaTGTTAATGCTGCTCCACTGTGGAAACTTCAGAAAATGCAACAGAGAACTCTCAATGACAACACAACAGGCAACAAGTGCAACATAACACACcagtaaaacaacaacatttggtCAAATTTTGTCTTTATGACATTTATCAGCCTGCCACAGATGAATTCTCTACTTGTCATGTTGTTCTTTTTGTTGAAACCACAAACAGAAAGTGAAAGCCGCTAAAAGGACAACACTAAGCACTCctttaaaaatgaacaaaacacaagACAGACATGCTAACAGTGGGTAAGAGATAACACACAAGGTGAGGGTAACGAGACGAGAGGTGGAAACAATCGGGGCGGAGCAGCCAATCAAACGCAGGGaaacaggaggaaacaggaagtgacatgaACCAAAGAATGTAAGAAGCTGGGGTGTAGGTGGTTATGCTACAGTTTGATTTTAAAACAGTCGTAAAAAGGTGCTGCTCTTTTATGGAGTAAGACCGCTTTCAAAAAGATGTTTGCGTGATTCTATCCATTCTAGAGACAGCACAGACGAAGACATCACACTCTTCATCCAATCCCTGCTCAgtgagggtgggtggggtcatcACCGTGGAGACAGGAAGGCCTTTTCCTACAGTCAGAGCAGGTCAGAAAGAAAAAGTGTTTACATGTCAATCATTaggttattgattgattgattgattgaaaggTCAGTGATTGATCAGTGTTACCTGTGGATCTGTGTCGATACAAAGACACCATGAggaaggtggagcagaggtaCGGACACAACACCACCAGGTGACAGACCAGGCTGAACACCAGAGAAGAAGGCTGAGGGGAGGCAGTGGAGGTGGGTGTAGTTGTAGGGGTGGGAGTGGTTGTGGGTCGACCTGTAGAGAGAATTCCACCTGCTCAGGTTAACATGTGGATGAAATGAGTGGTGACATGAGGGAGAAGCTCCACACCTGTGACACTGATCCAGCTGGGCGGAGACTCTCCACGACCTCTGATGTCACACTTGTAGAGGCCTTCATCAGAGCTGGAAACACGCtggatggtcatgtgacctgtagGCTGAGCACTGAGGAGGGAGCCATCTTTATAGAAAGCAGCTGGGAGGTTGGAGGCAGCGGTCTTGGTTCTACAGCTCAGAGAGACGTTATCTCCCTCCATCACAGGGAGGACGGGACTCTGCAGGATCACTGGTCCACcttaacacagagacacactacatcacttcatccagacacacacagcctcatcaTCACTGACTACATCAACTTCTGATTCTGACTCTGTCTATATGTGAAATCTTCTGATTAAAGTCCTTTTTCAGGAATATAATCATGTTAACCAGCATATTCAGGATAAAGCAGTGACATACACCAGTGAACATGAAGTAGGCCCAATATTTCCAAGCATGATATGACTtagactctctgtctgtctcactgtcctctgtcacaGCAGCTAGTCTGTGAGAATATTTCACCATTTTGATCTAGATTAGAGGAGCAAACCTTCAGCctcacagtcagtcagttaCAGTATGATGATGTATAAGCTGTTATATATTTTAGCAGGTGTGTGCAGCACATTAACATCAACATGGAGATGAAGACGTTTGACAGTGGATTTTTAATAATCTTACCAGAGACAGTCAGGTTGATGCTGTTACTGGTCTGTCCCTCTCtggactcacaccagtacacaccgCTGTCCCATTGGTAGACTAAGCCGATCTTACAGGAAGACCCAGCAGATATTCCCCACCCATGTCCACACTGAGACTGTTGTATCCTTGTCTTTCTCCTCACGGTCCATCCTCCAGAGCTGTCGTCCTCCTCACATCTCAGAGACATAGAGTCTCCTTTAAACAGCTGAGAGCTGTTGAAAGTCGGCATCAGACGAgctgtgaggaagatgagagaattGACTGAAGAACTGCATGACTGTTCCCTACAGGCTCAAACAGCTGATCCACAATcatcatgtttgtctttgtagaAGCAACAAACAGGTGAATGTTAGAAGCAGAGGATAAAGATCGACATCAGACCCTCAGCCTGAGTTTAAACTGCCACACGAGGCGTTCACTGACCTTGGTTTGTtgtgcagcacagcagtgacGTCTGAACTAAAGAGAAATGTCACTGTTAGTTTCAGGCTCCACACtgaacaacacagcaacatgtgCAGTTTACTTACAGAGCAGCCACAGTATCCATGTGTCCTCCATCCTGCTGCTTGATGTCACATCCACACTGTGATATGTTCACTGTCACATCAGG containing:
- the LOC114434551 gene encoding high affinity immunoglobulin gamma Fc receptor I-like, translating into MEDTWILWLLFQTSLLCCTTNQARLMPTFNSSQLFKGDSMSLRCEEDDSSGGWTVRRKTRIQQSQCGHGWGISAGSSCKIGLVYQWDSGVYWCESREGQTSNSINLTVSGGPVILQSPVLPVMEGDNVSLSCRTKTAASNLPAAFYKDGSLLSAQPTGHMTIQRVSSSDEGLYKCDIRGRGESPPSWISVTGRPTTTPTPTTTPTSTASPQPSSLVFSLVCHLVVLCPYLCSTFLMVSLYRHRSTGKGLPVSTVMTPPTLTEQGLDEECDVFVCAVSRMDRITQTSF